The Pelistega ratti genome window below encodes:
- the ssb gene encoding single-stranded DNA-binding protein produces MASVNKVILVGNLGRDPEVRYQPDGFNVANISLATTSVWKDRNTGDRREETEWHRVVFYNRQAEIVGQYLRKGSSIYVEGRLRTRKYIDNNNIERYTTEIVAETMQMLGGRGNTGDAEFAGGGQYQQGNYPNNAGVSSGARANYPQDGGFSSNTPAPSAYGRGVSSPQPTMPPNGTQPTSPAPHTNTATQSPAPTIPSANNAPRPAAPKAADAGLADLGEDIPF; encoded by the coding sequence ATGGCATCCGTTAATAAAGTAATTTTAGTGGGCAACCTAGGGCGAGATCCCGAAGTAAGATACCAACCCGATGGGTTTAATGTTGCCAATATTAGTTTAGCGACAACCTCTGTTTGGAAAGATAGAAACACAGGTGATCGCCGAGAAGAAACCGAATGGCATCGAGTCGTTTTTTATAATCGTCAAGCAGAAATTGTAGGGCAATACCTAAGAAAAGGTAGCTCAATTTATGTTGAGGGTCGCCTAAGAACCCGTAAATATATTGATAACAATAATATTGAGCGTTACACCACAGAGATTGTGGCAGAAACCATGCAAATGCTTGGTGGCCGTGGTAATACGGGTGATGCTGAGTTTGCAGGTGGCGGTCAATATCAACAAGGTAATTATCCGAATAATGCTGGGGTATCAAGTGGTGCAAGAGCGAACTATCCACAAGATGGTGGTTTTTCTTCTAATACTCCTGCACCAAGTGCTTATGGTAGAGGGGTATCGAGTCCTCAGCCAACCATGCCACCTAATGGTACTCAACCGACTAGCCCAGCTCCACATACAAACACAGCGACACAAAGTCCTGCTCCTACTATTCCTTCAGCGAATAATGCTCCTCGTCCAGCCGCTCCTAAAGCAGCCGATGCAGGGCTAGCTGATTTGGGTGAGGATATTCCATTCTAA
- the uvrA gene encoding excinuclease ABC subunit UvrA, which translates to MPTDMTVFHDHEPSLSLQEVIRIRGARTHNLKNISIDIPRHQLVVLTGLSGSGKSSLAFDTLYAEGQRRYVESLSAYARQFLQLMDKPDVDLIEGLSPAIAIEQKTAGHNPRSTVGTVTEIHDYLRLLYARVGTPHCPIHQEPLEAQSVSHIVDTILALPEDTRISLLAPIIRHKKGNIEDKLIQLQTQGFIRVRINGEIQDIDTVTLPNPQEKNTIEVVVDRLKVRTSNRQRLADSIETAIKLSDGQVLLFNMDTEEEIAYSTKYACPICGYSIDTLEPRLFSFNNPVGACPSCDGLGVTQVFDEKRIVVFPELSLKSGAIAGWDARNRFSQMLLNSLALHYQFDIETPFNALDERIQHILLHGSGEEEIDFLYLNDDGRTTIKKHTFEGIIPNLERRWSESESTHIKEELAKYRSTVICPTCHGSRLKEAARYVMVGNDIRPNDKKKGLGIYEVEALSLSDCLAWFEQLTLTGTKQEIAERIVKEIQSRLVFLNNVGLNYLSLDRSADTISGGEAQRIRLASQIGSGLTGVMYVLDEPSIGLHQRDNDRLIQTLQHLRDLGNSVIVVEHDEDMIRSADWVIDMGPGAGELGGEVIATGTAKALMQQKHSLTGNYLSGRKRIQSTHFRPIDEHTKWLHLKGCTGNNLKSVDLAIPLGKLVCVTGVSGSGKSTLINETLAAILMRDLNRAHTEPAPYESIEGIEVLDKLINVDQSPIGRTPRSNPATYTGLFTPIRELFAGTPEARARGYDAGRFSFNVKGGRCEICQGDGVIKVEMHFLPDVYVPCDTCKGKRYNQETLDIRYRGHNISEVLDMTVSTALTYFSAVPAIARRLQTLVDVGLGYIRLGQSATTLSGGEAQRIKLSLELSKRSTGKTLYILDEPTTGLHFADIELLLQVINQLVDAGNSVVIIEHNLDVIKTADWIIDLGPEGGQNGGQIIATGIPADIVKNPQSLTGKYLEKYL; encoded by the coding sequence ATGCCTACTGATATGACCGTTTTTCATGATCATGAACCCTCTCTTTCTTTACAAGAAGTTATCCGTATTCGAGGGGCAAGAACACATAATCTCAAAAATATTTCGATTGATATTCCTCGTCATCAACTAGTGGTTCTTACAGGACTATCTGGTTCAGGAAAATCTTCGCTTGCTTTTGACACACTCTATGCTGAGGGGCAACGCCGCTATGTAGAAAGTCTATCTGCGTATGCAAGGCAATTTTTACAACTCATGGATAAGCCGGATGTGGATTTAATTGAAGGGCTTTCACCCGCTATTGCGATTGAACAAAAAACAGCTGGACATAATCCTCGCTCCACAGTCGGTACAGTAACAGAAATTCATGACTATCTGCGTTTACTTTATGCTCGAGTTGGTACGCCGCATTGTCCTATTCATCAAGAGCCTTTAGAAGCACAAAGTGTCTCTCATATTGTAGATACCATTCTTGCTTTACCCGAAGATACGCGTATTAGTTTACTAGCGCCGATTATTCGTCATAAAAAAGGCAATATTGAAGATAAACTGATCCAACTACAAACACAAGGGTTTATCCGTGTCAGAATTAATGGTGAGATACAAGATATTGATACGGTAACACTGCCCAACCCTCAAGAAAAAAATACGATTGAAGTTGTTGTTGATCGCCTCAAGGTACGCACAAGTAACCGTCAACGTCTTGCAGATAGTATTGAAACGGCGATTAAACTCAGTGATGGACAAGTTCTTCTCTTTAATATGGATACAGAAGAAGAGATTGCCTATTCTACAAAATATGCCTGCCCTATTTGTGGCTACAGTATTGATACCTTAGAGCCTCGTCTATTTAGTTTTAATAATCCTGTAGGGGCTTGTCCTAGCTGTGATGGATTGGGGGTTACACAAGTTTTTGATGAGAAACGTATCGTTGTTTTTCCAGAGCTAAGTCTCAAGAGTGGTGCTATTGCAGGCTGGGATGCAAGAAATCGCTTTAGCCAAATGTTATTAAATAGTCTGGCATTACATTATCAGTTTGATATTGAAACACCTTTTAATGCACTGGACGAACGGATTCAGCATATCTTATTACATGGTTCTGGTGAAGAAGAAATTGATTTTTTATACTTAAACGATGATGGTCGTACCACGATAAAAAAACATACTTTTGAAGGAATTATCCCCAACCTAGAACGCCGTTGGTCAGAAAGTGAATCTACACATATTAAGGAAGAACTGGCGAAATATCGTTCAACGGTAATATGCCCTACTTGTCATGGTTCACGTTTAAAAGAAGCTGCTCGCTATGTCATGGTAGGCAATGATATACGTCCTAATGACAAGAAAAAAGGACTAGGGATTTATGAGGTAGAAGCCTTATCACTATCCGATTGTTTAGCATGGTTTGAACAACTAACACTCACTGGTACTAAACAAGAGATTGCCGAAAGGATTGTAAAAGAAATTCAATCTCGATTGGTTTTTCTGAATAATGTGGGTCTTAATTACTTATCACTCGATCGAAGTGCCGATACCATTTCAGGAGGAGAGGCACAACGCATACGGTTAGCCTCACAAATTGGTTCTGGTTTAACAGGTGTGATGTATGTGCTTGATGAACCTTCTATTGGTTTACACCAACGGGATAATGATCGATTAATTCAAACGTTACAACATTTACGCGATTTAGGAAACAGTGTTATTGTTGTAGAGCATGATGAAGATATGATTCGATCCGCCGATTGGGTGATTGATATGGGCCCCGGTGCCGGTGAGCTAGGCGGAGAGGTTATTGCGACAGGAACGGCTAAGGCGTTGATGCAACAAAAACACTCTTTAACGGGCAATTATCTTAGTGGACGTAAACGGATTCAATCCACTCATTTTCGTCCTATTGATGAGCATACTAAATGGTTACATCTTAAAGGTTGTACAGGGAATAATCTTAAATCGGTTGATTTAGCCATTCCTCTTGGTAAATTAGTGTGTGTTACAGGGGTATCTGGTTCAGGGAAATCTACGCTTATTAATGAAACCCTTGCGGCAATTCTTATGAGAGATTTAAATCGTGCCCATACTGAACCTGCCCCTTATGAAAGCATTGAAGGTATTGAGGTATTAGATAAACTTATCAATGTCGATCAAAGTCCTATTGGTCGTACACCTCGTAGTAATCCTGCTACTTACACAGGCTTATTTACTCCTATTCGTGAGCTATTTGCAGGTACACCAGAAGCCAGAGCAAGGGGCTATGATGCAGGGCGATTTTCTTTTAATGTAAAAGGGGGACGGTGTGAAATTTGCCAAGGTGATGGCGTCATCAAGGTAGAAATGCACTTTTTACCCGATGTGTATGTCCCTTGTGATACGTGCAAAGGAAAACGCTACAACCAAGAAACATTAGATATACGCTATCGAGGGCATAATATCAGTGAGGTACTGGATATGACCGTTAGTACTGCCCTGACTTATTTTTCTGCCGTACCAGCTATTGCTCGCCGTTTACAAACCCTTGTTGATGTTGGTTTAGGCTATATTCGACTTGGTCAAAGTGCTACAACCCTATCTGGTGGTGAGGCACAACGTATTAAGTTATCGTTAGAATTGTCAAAACGAAGTACAGGCAAAACACTCTATATTCTTGACGAACCCACAACAGGGTTACATTTTGCGGATATTGAGTTACTCCTTCAAGTGATTAATCAATTGGTTGATGCAGGTAATTCGGTGGTTATTATTGAGCATAATTTAGATGTTATCAAAACCGCAGATTGGATCATTGATTTAGGCCCTGAAGGGGGGCAAAATGGCGGACAAATTATAGCAACAGGTATACCTGCTGATATTGTCAAAAACCCTCAGAGTTTGACAGGAAAATATTTGGAGAAGTATTTGTAG
- a CDS encoding shikimate kinase, with protein MTKTAVNEQIYPPLIIFIGMMGAGKTTIGRALARELNIEFIDLDHEIVQRCGVAIPTIFDIEGEDGFRKRETAVLAEVIQQKNIVLATGGGAILATENQALLKKGLVVYLKASADELFCRIAKDSNRPLLKTENPQDKVKQLLAVRSPIYEKLADITVETGNQTIYATVKKLKKAIIALQENT; from the coding sequence ATGACAAAAACAGCAGTAAATGAACAAATATATCCCCCATTAATTATTTTTATCGGTATGATGGGAGCAGGCAAAACAACGATAGGACGAGCGCTAGCAAGAGAATTGAATATTGAGTTTATTGATTTAGACCATGAAATTGTTCAACGATGCGGTGTGGCTATCCCCACCATCTTTGATATTGAGGGAGAGGACGGATTTCGTAAGCGTGAAACGGCGGTTTTAGCGGAAGTGATACAACAAAAAAATATTGTTTTAGCAACAGGAGGTGGCGCTATTTTAGCCACAGAGAATCAAGCCTTACTCAAAAAAGGATTGGTCGTTTACCTTAAAGCCTCTGCAGATGAACTCTTTTGTCGGATTGCAAAAGACAGTAATCGCCCTTTACTTAAAACCGAGAATCCACAGGATAAAGTGAAACAATTACTTGCTGTGCGTAGCCCTATTTATGAAAAACTAGCCGATATTACGGTAGAAACAGGTAATCAAACGATTTATGCAACAGTAAAGAAATTAAAAAAAGCTATTATTGCTTTACAGGAGAATACATGA
- the ssb gene encoding single-stranded DNA-binding protein, with amino-acid sequence MASVNKVILIGNLGRDPEIRYNPNGMGMATLNLATTQAWTDKQTGTRKETTEWHRVVAFGGLVDVIERYLKKGSAVYIEGRLQTRKWQDKDGKDQYTTEVITEQLQMLGSRPTEEAPKAEEDTTNKAVLEDEEMPPF; translated from the coding sequence ATGGCATCTGTTAATAAAGTGATTCTTATCGGTAATTTAGGTCGAGACCCTGAAATTCGTTATAACCCAAATGGTATGGGTATGGCAACATTAAATCTGGCGACAACACAAGCGTGGACAGATAAACAAACAGGTACACGCAAAGAGACCACAGAGTGGCACAGAGTAGTGGCTTTTGGTGGATTAGTTGATGTGATTGAACGCTATCTTAAAAAAGGGAGTGCAGTGTATATAGAAGGACGCTTACAAACCCGTAAATGGCAAGATAAAGATGGCAAAGACCAATACACGACCGAAGTGATTACTGAACAATTACAAATGTTAGGCAGTCGTCCAACAGAAGAAGCCCCTAAAGCAGAAGAAGATACTACTAATAAAGCCGTATTAGAGGATGAAGAAATGCCTCCGTTTTGA
- a CDS encoding penicillin-binding protein 1A gives MNTKTPKKQQSSIFSRFILKPLVFLCGIGVCLLLLGILAIRLTWSSLPDLKAMTEYRPRLPLYIYSADKVLLAEYGDERRNVLNLQEIPLVMRHAILAAEDDSFYTHGGVDWAGVGRAALVNLTSGAKAQGASTITMQLARNFYLSSDKKFTRKFYELLLTYKIEEKLSKDQILELYMNQIYLGHRSYGFAAAARRYFGKPLSEISIAEAAALAGIPKSPSRVNPITNLDATINRQHYVLNRMLALKFITQEQYEQAKAEKLIVQSTKKDDKEARTARHGQYVAELARQLMYTQYGDSLYGRGLKVYTTVRSDEQQAAYEAVRQGLLSYTRRKPYTGPAEQLDLPEGMENDRSKMIAFLQAMQEKHPDSDDILAVVVLSASKDKVVVMRSPDEVIELTGTSLNNAKRSLVDKVSPSRKIKRGSVIYIEKLNNQWSIINLPLVQAALIALNPQDGAIKAMIGGFDFYLGDFNRVTQAWRQPGSTFKPFVYASGLERGLTPETQISDRPFVLPAKYAGGKAWTPKNYGNSYVDSLTLRQGLYKSKNMVSIRILEAVGPDYAANFIERLGFDMKRQPPKGAYLTMALGAGNVTPLQMASAYAVFANGGYRVNPYIIDYVEDINIQEGSRATVMKANPLKAGDEKNRVIDARTAYVMNDLLRGVARSGTAASASKALGRSDIAGKTGTTNRSVDAWFAGYTPKLVAVTWLGFDQPTSLGDRETGGGAAMPIWINFMRKALKDIPVTPQGKMPEGLSKVGDNFYYKEFPAGKAIRTVGTAGVSSSSPSTGGQAKVFELNTSSDDIGNLIKTLNPSQSPSPSGPPVRF, from the coding sequence ATGAATACTAAAACACCCAAAAAACAGCAAAGCTCTATTTTTAGTCGATTTATCCTAAAACCACTTGTTTTTCTCTGTGGCATAGGGGTTTGCTTACTTTTACTGGGTATTCTCGCCATTCGCTTAACATGGTCTTCTCTGCCTGACCTTAAAGCAATGACGGAATATCGCCCTCGTTTACCCCTCTATATTTATTCCGCTGACAAGGTGTTACTCGCCGAATATGGTGATGAACGCCGTAATGTACTTAATTTACAAGAAATTCCCTTGGTTATGCGTCATGCTATTTTGGCAGCAGAAGATGATAGTTTTTATACGCATGGGGGGGTTGATTGGGCTGGTGTCGGTCGAGCAGCACTCGTTAATCTCACCTCTGGTGCTAAAGCACAGGGGGCAAGTACCATTACCATGCAATTAGCGCGTAATTTTTACCTCTCTTCGGATAAAAAATTTACACGTAAATTCTATGAGTTATTATTAACCTATAAAATTGAGGAAAAACTCTCTAAAGACCAGATTCTTGAGCTCTACATGAACCAAATCTATCTGGGACATCGTTCTTATGGTTTTGCGGCAGCAGCTCGCCGTTATTTTGGGAAACCCCTATCAGAGATTTCTATTGCAGAAGCGGCAGCATTAGCTGGTATTCCTAAATCACCCTCTCGCGTTAATCCGATTACAAATTTAGATGCCACTATTAATCGTCAGCATTACGTCTTAAACCGTATGCTTGCCTTAAAATTTATCACGCAAGAGCAATACGAACAAGCAAAAGCCGAAAAACTCATCGTTCAAAGCACTAAAAAGGATGATAAAGAAGCACGTACCGCACGCCATGGGCAATATGTGGCAGAGCTAGCACGTCAGCTGATGTACACTCAATACGGTGATAGTCTTTATGGTCGTGGTCTCAAGGTATATACCACTGTTCGTTCTGATGAACAACAAGCCGCTTATGAAGCCGTACGTCAAGGCTTACTCTCTTACACTCGCCGTAAACCCTATACAGGGCCAGCCGAACAGCTTGATTTACCTGAAGGCATGGAAAATGATCGCTCAAAAATGATTGCTTTCCTACAAGCCATGCAAGAAAAACACCCTGATAGTGATGATATTCTTGCAGTGGTTGTCCTATCCGCCAGTAAAGATAAGGTTGTTGTGATGCGAAGCCCTGATGAAGTGATTGAATTAACAGGAACATCACTAAACAATGCTAAGCGTTCACTTGTCGATAAGGTAAGCCCTTCTCGCAAGATCAAGCGTGGCTCTGTTATCTATATTGAAAAACTCAACAATCAATGGAGTATTATTAACCTTCCACTGGTACAAGCCGCATTAATTGCTCTTAATCCACAAGACGGTGCTATCAAGGCAATGATTGGTGGTTTTGATTTTTATTTAGGTGATTTTAATCGTGTTACGCAAGCATGGCGACAACCGGGTTCTACATTTAAACCTTTTGTCTATGCCTCTGGTTTAGAACGTGGTCTTACACCTGAAACACAGATTTCTGATAGACCCTTTGTACTACCTGCTAAATACGCTGGTGGCAAGGCATGGACACCCAAAAACTATGGTAATAGTTATGTGGATAGCCTAACACTACGTCAAGGTTTATACAAATCTAAAAATATGGTCTCTATCCGCATTTTAGAAGCAGTAGGCCCTGATTATGCCGCCAATTTTATTGAGCGATTAGGCTTTGATATGAAGCGTCAACCACCTAAAGGGGCTTATCTTACTATGGCTTTAGGGGCTGGCAATGTTACCCCTCTCCAGATGGCATCTGCTTATGCTGTTTTTGCGAATGGTGGATATCGTGTGAATCCCTATATTATTGACTATGTCGAAGACATCAATATCCAAGAAGGAAGCCGTGCTACGGTAATGAAAGCGAATCCCTTAAAAGCAGGTGATGAGAAAAACCGTGTCATTGATGCCCGTACTGCCTATGTAATGAATGATTTATTGCGTGGTGTAGCTCGTTCAGGTACGGCTGCCTCTGCCTCAAAAGCGCTTGGTCGCTCAGATATTGCTGGGAAAACCGGGACGACTAATCGCTCTGTTGATGCATGGTTTGCAGGCTATACACCTAAATTAGTGGCTGTTACATGGTTAGGATTTGATCAGCCTACCTCTTTAGGGGATCGTGAAACAGGCGGTGGTGCCGCTATGCCGATCTGGATAAATTTTATGCGAAAAGCCCTTAAAGATATTCCTGTTACCCCTCAAGGTAAAATGCCAGAGGGACTTAGCAAGGTAGGGGATAATTTCTACTATAAAGAATTCCCTGCTGGAAAGGCTATTCGCACAGTTGGTACTGCAGGGGTCAGCAGTAGTAGTCCCTCAACAGGTGGTCAAGCTAAGGTTTTTGAGTTAAATACCTCTTCTGATGATATCGGGAATTTAATAAAAACGTTGAACCCTAGTCAATCTCCCTCACCTAGTGGGCCTCCTGTACGGTTCTAA
- a CDS encoding MFS transporter encodes MSDTLHNTDHTSTHQQEARMPLTPQERKISANLALLFAVRMLGLFLLTPVFADAAKQLSGGDNTALVGFAIGVYGLTQAVMQIPFGMLSDRFGRRPIIMIGMVMFIVGGIICAMTDSVTGIIIGRAIQGLGAISAAITAWIADATRPEVRARAMAMVGGSIGLSFALSLVLSPLLVDSVGLSGLFWVISLLGFVCLLLTTFFVPTVPMHQQVIADVKAKEVLKNRQLFGLNAGVFCLHFTLMSLFVVLPSLLLQLGQIPLGDLWKVYLPVIVIALVLMVPAVFWIETRKQHIRGLLLCVGGLVGLLFVWQFVSASFWASVVALGVFFVIFNILEALIPSMISRATPPQHKGLALGLYNMFQALGVATGGAVGGLLVQYFSANTVFLLAAMLCLIWLWITYKTQ; translated from the coding sequence ATGTCTGATACCTTACATAATACCGATCATACCTCAACACATCAGCAAGAAGCACGTATGCCATTGACCCCTCAAGAAAGAAAAATTAGTGCAAATTTGGCATTACTTTTTGCAGTAAGAATGTTGGGTTTATTCCTATTAACACCCGTTTTTGCGGATGCCGCTAAACAGTTATCGGGAGGGGATAATACCGCTTTAGTGGGTTTTGCCATTGGTGTTTACGGATTAACACAAGCCGTGATGCAAATTCCTTTTGGTATGTTATCCGATCGATTTGGGCGCAGACCCATCATTATGATAGGTATGGTGATGTTTATTGTCGGTGGTATCATTTGTGCCATGACAGACTCTGTAACAGGTATTATCATAGGTCGTGCCATTCAAGGATTAGGAGCTATATCGGCAGCTATTACGGCATGGATTGCTGATGCTACTCGTCCAGAAGTGAGAGCAAGAGCAATGGCAATGGTAGGAGGATCAATTGGATTATCCTTTGCCCTTTCATTAGTTTTATCCCCCTTATTAGTAGATAGTGTTGGATTGAGTGGACTCTTTTGGGTAATTAGTTTACTTGGTTTTGTCTGTTTATTACTCACTACTTTTTTTGTACCAACCGTTCCTATGCATCAGCAAGTGATCGCCGATGTTAAAGCCAAAGAAGTTCTCAAAAATCGACAGCTTTTTGGCTTAAATGCAGGCGTATTTTGCCTACATTTTACGCTGATGTCACTTTTTGTGGTATTACCCTCTTTATTATTACAGCTAGGTCAAATCCCCCTGGGTGATTTATGGAAAGTCTATCTTCCTGTTATCGTTATTGCCCTAGTATTAATGGTGCCAGCAGTATTTTGGATAGAGACCAGAAAACAACATATACGAGGATTACTACTATGTGTGGGGGGACTGGTTGGGCTATTGTTTGTATGGCAGTTTGTGAGTGCCTCTTTCTGGGCAAGCGTTGTGGCACTAGGGGTGTTTTTTGTGATTTTTAATATTTTAGAAGCCCTTATTCCCTCAATGATTTCACGTGCAACACCACCACAACATAAAGGATTAGCCCTTGGTTTATACAATATGTTCCAAGCCCTAGGCGTAGCGACAGGGGGGGCTGTTGGTGGCTTATTAGTGCAGTATTTTTCAGCTAATACCGTTTTCCTCTTAGCGGCAATGTTATGCTTAATATGGTTATGGATAACGTATAAAACACAATAG
- the aroB gene encoding 3-dehydroquinate synthase codes for MSLVNVNTLGGNYPIRIAPKMLQQIATSVPENASSVVIISNTTVMPLYGEQVQQSLQGIHKPIYTLVLPDGESFKTLETLNTIYTFLLRHKVDRKAVIIALGGGVIGDMAGYAAASYMRGIRFIQVPTTLLAQVDSSVGGKTAVNHPLGKNMIGAFYQPIAVDIDIDVLHTLPSREVSAGLAEVIKYGMIMDADFFAWCERHVEQLRALAPEIISYAIQRSCELKAYVVEQDEKESGLRAILNLGHTFGHAIETALGYGTWLHGEAVGCGMVQAAELSAQLLGFPRESVERIRALVKAIGCPTIAPDLGMDKWISLMQVDKKSEAGQIKFVLLNRIGEATISTAPIDAIEAVLARTVER; via the coding sequence ATGAGTCTTGTCAATGTTAATACACTAGGGGGCAACTATCCTATCCGTATTGCCCCTAAAATGCTTCAACAGATAGCGACATCTGTACCTGAAAATGCCAGTAGTGTAGTGATCATCAGTAATACAACCGTGATGCCACTGTATGGTGAACAGGTGCAACAATCATTGCAAGGGATTCATAAGCCCATATATACATTGGTGTTACCTGATGGAGAATCCTTTAAAACCCTAGAAACGCTTAATACCATTTATACCTTTTTATTACGTCATAAGGTTGATCGTAAAGCAGTGATAATAGCCCTAGGGGGTGGTGTAATAGGGGATATGGCAGGTTATGCGGCGGCGAGCTATATGCGAGGGATTCGTTTTATCCAAGTACCTACCACCCTATTAGCGCAGGTGGATTCTTCGGTAGGAGGAAAAACAGCGGTGAACCACCCTCTGGGTAAAAATATGATTGGTGCGTTTTATCAACCCATTGCAGTAGATATTGATATTGATGTACTTCACACATTACCCTCTCGAGAAGTGAGTGCAGGGCTAGCAGAAGTAATTAAATATGGCATGATTATGGATGCTGATTTTTTTGCTTGGTGTGAGCGTCATGTTGAACAATTGCGTGCCTTAGCACCAGAGATAATAAGCTATGCGATTCAGCGTTCTTGTGAATTAAAAGCCTATGTGGTAGAACAAGATGAAAAAGAATCAGGATTACGAGCGATTCTTAATCTAGGGCATACCTTTGGTCATGCCATTGAAACAGCACTTGGCTACGGTACATGGTTGCATGGTGAAGCGGTGGGTTGTGGTATGGTACAAGCAGCAGAATTATCGGCTCAACTACTGGGTTTTCCGAGAGAATCGGTTGAACGTATCCGTGCTTTGGTGAAAGCGATTGGTTGTCCAACAATTGCCCCAGATCTTGGTATGGATAAATGGATAAGTTTAATGCAAGTAGATAAAAAATCAGAAGCAGGTCAGATTAAGTTTGTATTACTTAATCGTATCGGTGAGGCGACTATTAGCACCGCACCGATTGATGCGATAGAGGCAGTATTAGCCCGCACCGTTGAACGATAG
- a CDS encoding deoxyguanosinetriphosphate triphosphohydrolase, whose protein sequence is MTLASYASHNEASKGRVYPEPSDPNRGPYQRDRDRIIHCSAFRRLEYKTQVFVNHEGDLFRTRLTHSLEVAQIGRAIARNLSLNEDLVEAIALAHDLGHTPFGHAGQDVLNECMRDYAPTIGGFEHNLQSLRIVDELEERYADFNGLNLTFETRAGILKHCSIHHAKQLGEVAQRFIDKKQPSLEAQLTNLADGIAYNNHDIDDGLRSGLITIEQLREVPIFNEHYERVLWQHPDLYGRRVISETIRRMINTLIVDLTQTTLANIQQYQVRTIEDVHHAPMLVAFSAAVKEQERELKKFLMDNLYRHYKVMRMSAKASMIIRSLFEAFLLNPKLLPTDYRREDDIEQKRAIADYIAGMTDRFAIREYRNLFEM, encoded by the coding sequence ATGACATTAGCCAGCTATGCTAGCCACAATGAAGCCAGTAAGGGAAGAGTATATCCTGAACCATCTGATCCCAATAGGGGGCCTTATCAGCGAGATAGAGACCGTATTATTCATTGCAGTGCCTTTCGCCGATTAGAATATAAAACACAGGTATTTGTAAATCATGAAGGGGATTTGTTCCGCACACGCTTAACACATAGCTTAGAGGTAGCACAGATTGGACGGGCTATTGCACGGAATTTATCTTTAAATGAGGATTTGGTTGAAGCCATTGCATTGGCACATGATTTAGGTCATACCCCATTTGGTCATGCAGGTCAGGATGTTCTTAATGAATGTATGCGTGATTATGCCCCTACTATTGGAGGTTTTGAGCATAACCTACAAAGTTTGAGAATTGTAGATGAGCTGGAAGAACGTTATGCAGATTTTAATGGACTAAATCTTACTTTTGAGACAAGGGCAGGTATCCTTAAACATTGCTCTATTCATCATGCCAAACAGTTAGGTGAAGTGGCGCAACGCTTTATTGATAAAAAGCAGCCTAGCTTAGAAGCACAATTAACCAATCTAGCGGATGGGATTGCCTATAACAACCATGATATAGATGATGGTTTACGTTCAGGCTTAATTACGATTGAGCAGTTGCGAGAAGTCCCTATTTTTAATGAACATTATGAAAGAGTGCTTTGGCAGCACCCTGATTTATACGGTCGTCGGGTAATTTCTGAAACCATTCGCCGAATGATTAATACCCTTATTGTGGATTTAACACAGACAACATTAGCGAATATTCAGCAATATCAAGTGCGTACGATAGAAGATGTGCATCATGCCCCTATGCTAGTCGCTTTTTCAGCGGCAGTAAAAGAACAAGAGCGAGAACTTAAAAAATTCTTAATGGATAACCTATATCGCCATTATAAAGTGATGAGAATGTCGGCTAAAGCATCAATGATTATTCGTTCCTTGTTTGAAGCCTTTTTGTTAAACCCTAAACTATTGCCAACAGATTACCGCCGAGAAGATGATATCGAACAAAAAAGAGCAATTGCCGATTATATTGCTGGTATGACAGATAGATTTGCGATACGAGAATATCGGAATTTATTTGAAATGTGA